CTGCAGGagacacattaaaataattgaaTTTAATAACAAGTCAGTGTTTAGCACTGGTCATTTGCCTGTTTTAACCTGTTGCGTGTTTTTAAAGATGGGTCGGCTACGAGCACGAGAACTTCCGGGGCCGTCAGTACCTGTGGGACATGTCCGACCGGGGCGAGTACAACTGCTGTGACAAGTGGTGCGCTCAGGTGGACCATGTCTCCTCTGTCCGCACTGTCCGACAGGTGAAACACAAAGCGGAGCAAAACACACTTTACATACAGTCATTACATGTGcgtgtgtacatactgtacttcAGCCATCAATAAAATCAGGATGTGTTATAGGTACCTGCTGTATATTGTTGCACAGGTGCAAAGACAAGAGGTGAGGGCATAATAGTGTATTTTGACAAGaaataagtcattttaaagATTTCCAAAGGGGAACAGACTGAGTTTTGAAAAGATAAAACTTATTTTAGATGTAAACAGTATGAACTGCACAACGAGGATAAACGGCagaggaaatattttaaaaggagGGTTTCCACAGGGTCAGCATATCCAAACTATAATAAACACTCACTGTTAGTGTTTCTGTATATTTGCTACTTTCAGGACAACAACCCTGCCAGAGCTCAGCTGTTTGAGCGAGCAGGCTTCTCCGGAAAAAAGATGGAGATCCAGGACGACATCCCCAACCTGATGAGCCGCTACAGCCTCAACAGAGCCACTTCCATCCGTGTCCTGGGAGGAGCGTAAGTATTTGGTGCCACCTGACTCCTCTGTCAGCTAATAGACCCCTCAGGACACGTCCACACTGCATCAAACAGGCACACAGGGCTCAGATTAgacacaaactgtaaaaacaaatgtgatggTGCAACAGGAGCAGCTGAAAACCTTCTATACATGTAGATCCTCTGGATTTTTAGGTTGTTGGATGTTTGTCAGTCATTTGGCTGAAAAATACTCACAAACATGATTGTTGATGGAATTAcaaacaatttaattttttttgtactttactttTACAACAATACAGTCTGGGTTACTTTTACAGCCATCCTATATATTGGTGCCACTAATAAGGCACCTTAGGGCTTTATAATGGTTAAATTTAATATTGCTTTATTTATCATTGCATTATCTTTGTAACTGTTCTAAATCTTGGTAATTCACCAACTTATTGTATGTCTCCAGTTTAAAAGGCAAAACTAAAGTGTTCTAACCAGAAACCACATTACCTGCAGTTGTACATTCCTGCTTTTTCTCCAGATGTTCTGGAAACCTTTCCCAGAGAGTAGATGGTCTATTAGTCTATTGGAGCAGCATGTTCAGGAAATAAAACACTACAAAGACAATCCATGACTTTTTAGATCAAAACCTACACTTCTGTTCCACTTGAGGCGCAGCCTCATGAAACCAAGACTAAATCCATCACATCTGTATTTTAGTctgctgtacaaaaaaaaaaaaaagttgcactGACTTACAGAACCACAACTGTGTGTTACAAATATCATATTCATGTATATACAATCAGTGTGTCAATGTTTTCTGCTTATTACAAGACACTTAACTCGACTCCTCCTTTGCACAGATGGGTGGTGTATCAGGAGCCAAACTACAGAGGGCCTCATTATGTCTTGGAGAAACGGGATTACAACAACTTCTCTGACTGGGGCAGCCAGAACAGCACCGTGGGCTCCATGCGCAGGGTCCGCTTCAGCTAAACACCAACACCACCCCTGATCTACTGACATGACGTCTCCCAGTGCCTCAAACGAAACCTGCTTCACACACAAAACTTATTTTAGTAATAAACAATTAAGACAAACGTTTTGTTGGGAAAAAGTCAGTTCCTTTAAAGTCAGTGAAATGTTGAATGTCCTCATAACTAGTTGCACCAGCTCTAGGTTTTCCAGCATAGTGCAGTTATGTGTTTACTGAGTTGTGACTCACCATGTTGAAGGAGTTTCTCTACTCTTACATTGAGATGACTTGGTGATGGATTTACAATTAGCAGGTGCAACCAAGTCCAGACCCCAAATTCACTAAGACATCATGCAGCTGAACAGTCAGCACCATTAGCTAATGAAACACTGCTGTCAGTGAACACTAAATTTGTGGCTGCTATCTGAACATTTAATTGAGCTTTATATAAAATCAAGAAAGGGCCACATATTCCACACCAGTGCAAGAATGTGGAATATGTGAAGACATTAAGATTAGTgagtatttattaaaaaataaaagcgtGTAACATTACTTGCCAAATGCAAGAACAGGGGGGGAACATTTCTAGCAAAGAAGTTAAAGGTTGATCTTCAAATACAGAATAAATTACAAAAGCCtggataaaagataaaaatttatttaaaagataaatCCTTACATGTTGCAGTCAGTCTAAAATAAAGTGCAAGTGAAACATCCAAAGACAAAAACGTTCTCATGAGGTGCTGAGCAGAGGAGCCGCCATGTTTTTGATGATCGACGACTTCAGCTGAGGAACGAGGCTGATCTTCATCAGTTTGCTGCTCGAGTACTTGTTCTTCACAGCCtgtagagagacagacaaaaccTTAGTTCAACCTCTGAACAAAAAGCATAACCTTCGTTCTGTGTCAGCCAACTCACCTGGAACTTTGTTTTCCCCTCATTTACAACCACAACATTTTTGGCAATATGTTGCATGATTGGCTTCAGGTGGGCCTCGTCATAAGTAGAGTAGTGTTGCTGTGTGGGCGACTAGGGCGAGACGGGAGACCAGGTCGCCAGTTTAGCTGAAGATGCTAAATTATACCCAATAAACCAGTCGAGAGTAAAGAGCTCCAGACTCACCCAGGGGAGGCCGTCAAGCAGCAGCTGGGAAAGACACAGGGAAGCAGCAGCGACCTCAGAGGGTCGATAGTGGACCATGTTGTAGTCGAGAAGGGTCAGCTCCATCAGGTACTTGGCCAGAGTGTGTCTCTCTACGTCACACTACGACAAACAACCAGCACTCAGAACTGACACGTCCTGCAACATCTTACAATTTACACCAAAGACCATTTCAGCACAGCCGTGTACACAATCTGTACAAGCCTGGCAAGTTAGGGATAATATGTCAAGTTACTATGATGTTTACAAACTGTCAACTTCACAAAAAGACAATTCTGTACAACCCATCAGTTTTACTTGATGCTATTACAAGCAAAATACTTATAAATCCTCAATTCACCAATAAGCAAGTGTTGCCTACAAACTTCAAGCATGACTGGGAGTGAGTGGTGTACAGTGCATGGAAACTCCAGCTTGAGGAAGAAGAACGCATGAAAAATTTGAGTTCAGTAGTTTCAGTTAATTATGGCAAAGGATTTCACAACTGAACTATTAAAGATGACTGGGGTTTGTTGCAGTAGTTAAAAATCAAAACTTTTCCACAAGTTTAACACTTTATAATCAAACTAATACAAAAAAACTCACATCAGCCACCTTCGAAGCCCGTCTGAGGAAGTGTAAGGGAAGAGGACGCCCCAGTTGAAAATTAAGGCTCCTCAGCaccagctgctccatctccagAATCTGAGACTTTGTAAAAGCGTTGTCTGTGATGTAGGCAAAGTCTCCAACTTCAGGAGCATACATCTCCTCGTATTTACAGGCCACCAGCATGGCGGTCACACCAACAAGCTGCAGTTTTCTGCGAGAGACTGGTTGGACCTGCAGCAAAGCAGGGAAGGTTATTGCACAGctcacaaaacaaagaaaagactaTTAATGAGACTATTATGATTCTTACCTGCAGAAAACGATCCAGGATGGCAACTGTGAGATAGAGAGTCTCCTGTAGCAGCTGGAACCTGGCATGAACCTGAACCAGCCAGTCGATCAGAAGAGCTCGCATGCGTTCGTTGATTTCATAGTCCTGCATGTAGTTTGCACGTACAGCCTGCTGCACCTGTGGAAACACGATGATGTAACAAGAGAAACTGGGTTTGGTGtgaggagaaataaaaactcAGTCACCTCCAGGATGTGCAGGTAGTTATAGATATCTTTGACATATTGTGAGCAGAGCTGTGGCAGGTCTGCGTCCTGCTCGTCCACATCAGGCACAGTGAGCAGCGTCTCGGAGAAGGCTCGGcacagctcctcctccttcatggACACGTCGGTCGACTTCTTTGAAACTGAAGGCACGGGAACCGCGGGTGCTTGGACCTGGACCACTTGAGGCACCAACCGGACCACAGGTGGTTTTACTTTCTGGACAGCATCTAGTTTGGCTGAAGCTTTGGCTGGTCCAGTCCTCTGAGGAAACAAGTCCAGTGAAATCTCAGCAGTCAAACAGCCAATGAGATTACAGCTGCAgttcccagctgacactgggtgagtaCAGAGTCCAGAACACCTTGAACTGGACCCATCAGCTTCATAGAGGGTCTGTTGAACAGGACTGACCGTTTTAGCTTGGTACACCTACTGAACTGACAatgtaaatgacaaaactgGGTGCTGATTCTCAATTTGTTGATCCACTTATTGCTCTGGGAGTTTAGACAAATCTTCAATTATGAAAACAGTCAAATTCACTGTGCTCACACATTTAACAGCCTTTCACAATGAGCATGTTGGAGACTTGTAAAAACAGGTTTTCTCTCACATTTGCTCTTTCATGGAAATTTAATGCACTGGgttattcattttcattgttgatTAGGCTGCAATTTATTTCGCTAATTAACTGCTTCGTCTACAAAATTTGTGTTTCCGAAgacgacaaaaaaaaaaacaaaactagttTGTCTTGCCTCATAGCAATTAGCATTAGCCTGCAGCCACCTGTTCAATAATACACAACCACCCAGAAACCCGGTGCAGGGTCATATGGGGCCACGGGGAGCAGCTAGAGAGCCACACCGGGGGGTCCTCCGGTACCTTTGTGTTGGCCGCTGCTCCAGGAGCGTTGGTGATCTCTCCGAGAGCGGCTCTCCTCGGACCTGCTGCTGGGGCTTTGCCTGTTTTCCCCGGGTTCTCCGCGGGGGGCAGCGCCTACAAGAGAAGAACCAGAGCTCAAACATCGCTCGGTGGTCTGTGACCGTGAGCCCGTTAGCAAACTAGCGGAGCCGAGCAGGCGGCAAACGGCCCGTGAACTAGAGTTGACGCTGCTAACGCCAAGCTAACGCAGTTAAAACTGTCAACACACCTAACGTTGCTAATACTGCTCTAGCGCTGCTAGCTGACTGTT
The Mastacembelus armatus chromosome 3, fMasArm1.2, whole genome shotgun sequence DNA segment above includes these coding regions:
- the crybgx gene encoding crystallin beta gamma X, with the protein product MNIFAKVPGLAHQTSKLGSVLQRAFYGSSGRVTLFEQRNFAGRRLDLTSDCARLSDKNFPDRCNSVQVESGAWVGYEHENFRGRQYLWDMSDRGEYNCCDKWCAQVDHVSSVRTVRQDNNPARAQLFERAGFSGKKMEIQDDIPNLMSRYSLNRATSIRVLGGAWVVYQEPNYRGPHYVLEKRDYNNFSDWGSQNSTVGSMRRVRFS
- the LOC113137975 gene encoding G2/mitotic-specific cyclin-B2-like, with translation MSSVEVRSVALPPAENPGKTGKAPAAGPRRAALGEITNAPGAAANTKRTGPAKASAKLDAVQKVKPPVVRLVPQVVQVQAPAVPVPSVSKKSTDVSMKEEELCRAFSETLLTVPDVDEQDADLPQLCSQYVKDIYNYLHILEVQQAVRANYMQDYEINERMRALLIDWLVQVHARFQLLQETLYLTVAILDRFLQVQPVSRRKLQLVGVTAMLVACKYEEMYAPEVGDFAYITDNAFTKSQILEMEQLVLRSLNFQLGRPLPLHFLRRASKVADCDVERHTLAKYLMELTLLDYNMVHYRPSEVAAASLCLSQLLLDGLPWSPTQQHYSTYDEAHLKPIMQHIAKNVVVVNEGKTKFQAVKNKYSSSKLMKISLVPQLKSSIIKNMAAPLLSTS